A window from Leptospira meyeri encodes these proteins:
- a CDS encoding cysteine desulfurase family protein — MKSPLTNDIKYFDYNATHPPFAEILESCLASYLKEFYNPSGITRYSLKNQGKIELTRKYLVTLTNGNEKQFVFSATGTESNYLLVQSLRVLFPQLDSVIVSPFEHSSMYAALESYGFSADLIETDKSGIVHIQNLEQKLKENPRPVICLYAGNETGVIQPAEEISKLTKHYGQLFYSDLMQGFCKVDLSFSLFDGYTFSGHKIGAGMGAAVTYLPNINPNFRVFGGGNQENDHRAGTENTFAIECLNKVSKFQLEHLEEKNKKLLSFQSMIETSLEEMGCIIIAKNSKRLPNTTFLILPIQAVDFFLLGMEEKGILVSTGSSCKSRAREASKSLLHMGYTEEEALRCIRISTGYFTTKEEVEQLLLRAKELIQKFQSIEEI; from the coding sequence ATGAAATCCCCTTTAACGAATGACATAAAATACTTTGATTACAATGCCACACACCCACCTTTTGCAGAAATTCTGGAATCCTGTTTGGCGTCGTATCTCAAAGAGTTTTACAATCCATCAGGAATCACCAGGTATTCCCTAAAAAACCAAGGAAAAATCGAACTAACTAGAAAGTATTTAGTTACCTTAACCAATGGCAATGAAAAACAATTTGTTTTTTCAGCAACAGGGACTGAGTCAAACTATTTACTCGTCCAAAGTTTACGTGTCCTCTTTCCCCAGTTAGATTCCGTTATTGTTTCTCCTTTTGAACATTCCAGCATGTATGCGGCTTTAGAATCATATGGGTTTAGTGCTGACTTAATCGAAACTGACAAATCTGGGATCGTTCATATTCAAAACCTGGAACAAAAGTTAAAAGAAAACCCAAGACCCGTGATTTGCCTTTATGCAGGAAACGAAACGGGTGTCATCCAACCAGCAGAAGAAATTTCAAAACTCACCAAACATTATGGGCAACTTTTTTACAGTGATCTGATGCAAGGTTTTTGTAAAGTTGACCTCTCCTTTTCATTGTTTGACGGATATACTTTTTCAGGCCATAAAATAGGTGCAGGAATGGGAGCTGCTGTGACCTATTTACCAAATATAAATCCAAACTTTCGTGTGTTTGGTGGTGGAAACCAAGAAAATGATCACAGAGCAGGAACAGAAAATACCTTTGCCATTGAATGTTTAAACAAAGTATCAAAATTCCAATTGGAACATCTGGAAGAAAAAAACAAAAAACTACTATCTTTTCAATCTATGATCGAAACTTCTTTAGAGGAAATGGGTTGTATTATCATTGCAAAAAACTCAAAACGACTTCCCAATACAACCTTTCTCATTTTACCAATCCAAGCTGTTGATTTCTTTTTATTAGGAATGGAGGAAAAAGGAATTTTGGTTTCCACAGGAAGTTCTTGTAAATCTCGCGCAAGAGAAGCTTCAAAATCCCTTCTCCATATGGGTTATACGGAAGAGGAAGCGCTACGTTGTATTCGAATCTCAACGGGTTATTTTACGACCAAAGAAGAAGTAGAACAGTTGTTACTAAGAGCAAAGGAATTAATTCAAAAATTCCAATCCATTGAAGAAATATGA
- a CDS encoding RNA polymerase sigma factor, translated as MSDEIRKLIDNCLLGKSSAWQELIRRFHRLIIGTCAHYVPREEVTDTSQQVYLKLTENDYHLLRKFKGDSLPAFIIYLSEISKNISMSQTRSIRRYEYREGISLDLSIDILDDRQNQEDVYFAWEEKREFYDLIEGLDEAHKEILILRLKGYKFKEIAEILDVPLGTVLARANRAKEKIKKILTKEIKP; from the coding sequence ATGAGTGATGAGATACGGAAGTTAATCGATAACTGCCTACTGGGAAAGAGTTCGGCCTGGCAGGAGTTGATCCGAAGATTCCATCGGCTCATCATTGGAACTTGTGCCCATTACGTTCCTAGAGAGGAAGTCACAGACACTTCCCAACAGGTTTATCTCAAACTTACAGAAAACGATTACCACCTCCTTCGAAAATTCAAAGGGGACAGTTTGCCTGCATTTATTATCTATTTAAGTGAAATTTCTAAAAATATCAGTATGTCTCAGACAAGATCCATTCGTCGGTATGAATATCGAGAGGGAATTTCTTTGGATTTGAGTATCGATATTTTGGATGATAGGCAAAACCAGGAAGACGTCTACTTTGCTTGGGAAGAAAAACGCGAGTTTTATGATCTCATTGAAGGTTTGGATGAAGCTCATAAGGAAATTCTCATCCTCAGGCTAAAAGGTTACAAGTTTAAAGAAATTGCGGAAATCCTCGATGTTCCCCTAGGGACTGTCCTAGCTAGGGCCAATCGAGCAAAAGAAAAGATAAAAAAAATCCTTACAAAGGAAATAAAGCCGTAG
- a CDS encoding CHAT domain-containing protein yields MKLRIIAKYSREEFTDGECIWEEKQDQFGTVERTTKFSGKILSEFLKDWALFVERVLSQNPTKEEFLKKLGKKSDSLEQIVFGKTLPFWRYPGFPDSIQLLIDPEFSPIPWEILRTQKGFLFQDKDYRRGIRIDTIQKENKQKTNSVLLVCNPVKPNLIATVKEECANLYPILEKKLNLRILKENNLTRVRLIEEIGSAKYLHYAGHTEKNGIPLGANDFLYSKEIAEHSFTNLDLVFFNSCHSSFDSIEHSGLTTSFLKAGAKEVIGFLFPVESNLAKTIGIKFWDSFLKTKSSHKSLEKIRKTLYNGTSKEIITAISLIHFSTQTSNRKFGKIAGITFVLLFLFFCIVFLGERKEPIKVESFEIQNIPKAESKRQKEESASPKDPILLQISHLKNSEFRKMALQFLNTKHEFLDDSQKRELLESILSSDTSEEKMYYEFKTRSGF; encoded by the coding sequence ATGAAACTCAGAATTATCGCAAAATATTCCAGAGAAGAATTTACAGATGGAGAATGTATTTGGGAAGAAAAACAGGATCAATTTGGGACTGTAGAAAGAACAACTAAATTCTCTGGTAAAATCCTGAGCGAATTCCTAAAAGATTGGGCACTATTTGTCGAAAGAGTTCTTTCACAAAATCCCACAAAAGAAGAATTCCTAAAAAAATTAGGAAAAAAATCGGATAGTTTGGAACAAATCGTTTTTGGAAAAACTCTCCCCTTTTGGCGTTATCCCGGATTTCCAGATTCTATCCAGCTTCTCATCGATCCTGAGTTTTCACCCATCCCTTGGGAAATTTTACGAACACAGAAAGGTTTTTTATTCCAAGACAAAGATTACCGAAGAGGAATCCGAATTGATACCATTCAAAAAGAAAACAAACAAAAAACAAATTCTGTTTTACTTGTTTGTAATCCAGTAAAACCAAACTTAATTGCGACTGTAAAAGAAGAATGTGCGAACCTGTATCCTATTTTGGAAAAAAAATTAAACTTACGGATTCTAAAGGAAAACAACCTGACAAGAGTTAGGCTGATCGAAGAAATTGGGTCAGCAAAGTATCTACACTATGCAGGCCACACCGAAAAAAACGGAATTCCACTAGGCGCAAACGACTTTTTATATTCCAAAGAAATAGCAGAACATTCTTTTACCAACCTGGATCTTGTTTTTTTTAACAGCTGTCACTCCTCTTTTGACTCGATTGAACATTCGGGGCTTACTACGAGTTTTTTAAAAGCTGGTGCCAAAGAAGTAATCGGATTTCTTTTCCCGGTGGAATCGAATTTAGCAAAGACAATTGGAATCAAATTCTGGGACTCATTTTTAAAAACGAAAAGTTCCCACAAATCTTTGGAAAAAATTAGAAAAACATTATATAATGGAACTTCAAAAGAGATCATAACGGCAATTAGCTTAATTCACTTTTCAACTCAAACATCAAATCGGAAGTTTGGAAAAATAGCTGGCATAACCTTTGTTTTATTGTTTTTATTTTTTTGTATTGTTTTTTTAGGTGAAAGGAAAGAACCTATCAAGGTAGAGAGTTTTGAAATCCAAAATATCCCCAAGGCAGAATCCAAAAGACAAAAAGAAGAATCTGCCTCTCCCAAGGATCCGATTTTACTTCAAATCTCTCATTTAAAGAATTCAGAATTCCGCAAAATGGCCCTTCAGTTTTTAAATACCAAACATGAATTTTTAGATGATTCTCAAAAAAGAGAACTATTAGAATCCATTTTATCAAGCGATACATCAGAAGAGAAAATGTATTATGAATTCAAAACCAGGAGTGGATTTTGA
- a CDS encoding RluA family pseudouridine synthase encodes MKSPHKKISIGSGLTTNILFECDEFLLAEKPAGIPVHETKDPNRLDFTRSLATKLGLTELRTANRLDLGTSGIVLLGKTQSKNKEIDFLLKEAIKEYIFLCHGIPDWKEKRFECFLKDGNKEVKVVRSGGKKAITEFQILSVYPKENISFGMAKILTGRRHQIRVMLRELGFPVLGDPVYSLSNQSKKEQRMYLHSFRLCFTDFQGKKQWVETEIPPEFSNRIGKSLSL; translated from the coding sequence TTGAAGTCTCCGCATAAAAAAATTTCCATTGGTTCCGGCCTCACAACCAACATTCTTTTTGAATGCGATGAGTTTTTGTTAGCTGAAAAACCAGCGGGAATTCCAGTTCATGAAACCAAAGACCCGAATCGGTTGGATTTTACAAGGTCACTTGCAACAAAACTTGGTCTCACTGAACTTCGTACCGCCAATCGTTTGGATTTGGGAACCAGTGGGATTGTCCTTCTGGGAAAAACTCAAAGTAAAAATAAAGAAATCGATTTTTTATTAAAAGAGGCCATAAAAGAATATATTTTTTTATGTCATGGTATTCCCGATTGGAAAGAAAAACGGTTTGAGTGTTTTTTAAAAGATGGAAATAAGGAAGTGAAAGTGGTGAGGAGTGGGGGAAAAAAAGCCATTACGGAATTTCAAATTCTTTCTGTATACCCGAAGGAAAACATTTCTTTTGGTATGGCAAAAATTTTAACTGGAAGAAGGCACCAAATTCGCGTTATGCTTAGGGAGTTAGGTTTTCCTGTTCTCGGAGATCCAGTGTATTCGTTATCGAACCAGTCAAAGAAAGAACAAAGAATGTACCTTCATTCCTTTCGATTGTGCTTTACCGACTTCCAGGGGAAAAAACAGTGGGTGGAAACAGAGATTCCTCCAGAATTTTCAAATCGAATTGGGAAATCGCTTTCTCTTTAG
- the ychF gene encoding redox-regulated ATPase YchF — MALNCGIVGLPNVGKSTIFNALTKAGAQAANYPFCTIEPNTGVVEVPDERLNRLAEVYKPKRTVPTMIEFVDIAGLVKGASQGEGLGNQFLSHIREVDAICHVVRAFQDENITHVHGKVDPIEDITVINYELILADLDSLEKQQQRVAKTAKTGNKEAAEILSVMDKILDALKKGNRASTVDLGEEEKKIAKKFNLITIKPVLYVANILDSDVKTSENPLVKTIIDFASKENAPVVVLCGRFEEEISGLEKEDQLAFLEEIGEKESGLSRMIRASYKLLGLLTFFTAGVEEVRAWTTHQGSTGPVAASVIHSDFEKGYIRAEVMRYEDIDRTGDATKVKDEGKLRVEGKEYIVQDGDVIYFRVNA, encoded by the coding sequence ATGGCTTTGAATTGTGGAATTGTAGGTCTCCCGAACGTCGGTAAGTCGACTATCTTTAATGCTCTCACGAAGGCAGGAGCTCAAGCTGCCAACTATCCGTTTTGTACCATCGAACCAAATACCGGAGTTGTGGAAGTACCGGATGAAAGATTGAACCGTCTGGCAGAAGTATATAAACCAAAACGTACTGTTCCCACCATGATTGAGTTTGTGGACATCGCAGGCCTTGTCAAAGGGGCAAGCCAAGGGGAAGGACTTGGAAATCAGTTTTTATCTCATATCCGCGAAGTGGATGCAATTTGTCATGTAGTCCGTGCTTTCCAAGACGAGAACATAACACATGTTCATGGGAAAGTTGATCCTATCGAGGACATTACAGTCATCAATTACGAATTAATTTTAGCTGATTTGGATAGTTTGGAAAAACAACAACAGCGAGTTGCCAAAACTGCCAAAACTGGAAACAAAGAGGCGGCAGAAATCCTTTCGGTTATGGATAAAATTTTAGATGCCTTAAAAAAAGGAAATCGTGCCTCTACTGTAGATCTGGGAGAGGAAGAAAAGAAAATTGCTAAAAAATTCAATTTAATCACAATAAAGCCAGTATTGTATGTTGCTAATATTTTAGATTCTGATGTCAAAACCAGTGAAAATCCACTTGTTAAAACCATCATCGATTTTGCGTCCAAAGAAAATGCACCTGTTGTTGTGTTATGTGGTCGTTTTGAAGAAGAAATCTCTGGACTAGAAAAAGAAGACCAACTTGCTTTTTTAGAAGAGATCGGCGAAAAAGAATCTGGTTTATCGCGAATGATCCGGGCTTCTTATAAACTTCTTGGACTTTTGACTTTTTTTACGGCAGGTGTGGAAGAGGTTCGTGCTTGGACCACCCACCAAGGGAGCACAGGACCTGTGGCTGCCAGCGTCATCCATTCCGATTTTGAAAAAGGATACATCCGGGCGGAGGTCATGCGTTATGAAGACATTGACAGAACCGGAGATGCTACCAAGGTCAAGGATGAGGGCAAACTCCGTGTAGAAGGAAAGGAATACATTGTCCAAGACGGGGATGTGATTTATTTCCGAGTGAACGCATAA
- a CDS encoding LIC_11883 family protein, whose protein sequence is MKRLFLLFFILLFVFTLSASDREFVSVPKNKTAKVLKSVAYATIRSTLLVSYGDGEEKESVYTSCSENFPSMPGDFPCNYLDYEGTTLEVAPSSFANDGVATEGSDPEDINPGGKITIKLIKQKSPNLNGRVVLVGEGEDQLKIFYVPKGQISHYLYRQTLVIFKWDLSLPEPSLTGLLFVNVNKDYFPEDVKEFHF, encoded by the coding sequence ATGAAACGACTTTTCCTTCTATTTTTTATTTTACTTTTTGTTTTTACTCTTTCCGCTTCCGATAGAGAATTTGTTTCTGTTCCTAAAAATAAAACAGCCAAAGTTTTGAAATCAGTTGCTTATGCCACAATTCGGTCTACTCTCCTTGTTTCTTATGGGGACGGAGAGGAAAAGGAATCGGTTTATACTTCATGTTCGGAAAATTTTCCGAGTATGCCTGGGGATTTTCCATGTAATTATTTGGATTACGAAGGTACAACATTGGAAGTAGCTCCAAGTTCCTTTGCAAACGATGGAGTAGCCACGGAAGGATCTGATCCAGAAGATATAAATCCTGGCGGTAAGATCACCATCAAACTCATCAAACAAAAATCTCCTAACTTAAATGGAAGGGTTGTTTTAGTTGGGGAAGGAGAAGACCAACTAAAAATTTTTTACGTGCCAAAAGGACAAATTTCTCATTACCTTTACCGCCAAACTCTCGTTATTTTCAAGTGGGATCTGTCTCTACCTGAGCCCAGTCTCACTGGTTTACTTTTTGTAAACGTAAACAAAGATTATTTTCCAGAAGATGTTAAGGAGTTCCATTTTTAA
- a CDS encoding DUF2797 domain-containing protein produces the protein MPMIQGYVRKMSHKGISPVSYFWETANYNEADKKDLTPIESTSENPVESWIGKKITLSTNDEIRCLHCGKKTKKSFSQGYCFTCFTNLAENDLCILRPETCHFHKGTCREPEWGKSNCFKKHTVYFANSSGLKVGITKENPVSNRWVDQGAKYGIPILEVESRRDAGILEHYLSQFLPDKTTWQKMVAGDPPDMDLVREANKFLNHLEKNEFLSPPDSKTKLIWNRLDLSVGVTTIGYPIETYPEKIKSLKLTKDTPITDTLVGIKGQYLLFRSGVINIRSLSGLWIEVSA, from the coding sequence ATGCCAATGATCCAAGGTTATGTTCGGAAAATGTCACACAAGGGAATATCCCCTGTTTCTTATTTTTGGGAGACAGCGAACTACAATGAGGCAGATAAAAAAGATTTAACCCCCATAGAATCCACTTCCGAAAACCCTGTAGAATCTTGGATTGGAAAAAAAATCACTCTTTCCACAAATGATGAAATTCGTTGTCTCCATTGTGGGAAAAAAACGAAAAAGTCATTTAGCCAAGGTTATTGTTTCACTTGTTTTACGAATCTCGCAGAAAACGACCTTTGTATCCTGAGACCGGAAACCTGCCATTTTCACAAAGGCACTTGTCGGGAACCAGAGTGGGGAAAATCTAACTGTTTTAAAAAACATACAGTGTATTTTGCAAACTCCAGTGGATTAAAAGTGGGGATTACAAAAGAAAATCCCGTGTCCAACCGTTGGGTGGACCAGGGTGCAAAATATGGAATTCCCATTTTGGAAGTTGAATCAAGAAGGGATGCTGGAATTTTAGAACATTATTTGAGCCAGTTTTTGCCAGACAAAACCACTTGGCAGAAAATGGTGGCGGGTGATCCGCCTGACATGGATTTGGTGCGTGAGGCAAATAAGTTTCTGAATCATTTGGAAAAAAATGAATTTCTTTCTCCGCCTGATAGTAAAACCAAACTTATTTGGAATCGTTTGGATTTAAGTGTTGGTGTTACAACGATTGGTTATCCAATTGAAACATATCCTGAAAAAATCAAATCACTTAAACTCACCAAGGACACACCCATCACAGATACTCTTGTGGGGATCAAAGGGCAGTATTTGTTATTTCGATCGGGTGTGATCAACATTCGTAGTCTCAGCGGTCTTTGGATTGAAGTCTCCGCATAA